A region of Crenobacter cavernae DNA encodes the following proteins:
- the glyA gene encoding serine hydroxymethyltransferase produces the protein MFNKDMQIAGFDDALWQAMEGERLRQEDHIELIASENYASPRVIQAQGSVLTNKYAEGYPSKRYYGGCEHVDVVEQLAIDRAKQLFGADYANVQPHSGSQANAAVYMALIQPHDVVLGMSLAHGGHLTHGASVNFSGKIYKAVQYGIDKAGLIDYEEVEKLALEHQPKLIVAGFSAYSRVIDWARFRAIADKVGAYLLVDMAHVAGLVAAGLYPNPLPFADVVTTTTHKTLRGPRGGLILAKSNPEIEKKLNSIVFPGIQGGPLMHVIAAKAVAFQEALQPGFKAYQQQVIANARAMAAVFLERGYDIVSGGTDNHLFLLSLIRQGLTGKAADAALGAAHITVNKNAVPDDPQSPFVTSGIRIGTPAATTRGFKEPEVRAIAGWICDILADIENPEVIARVRRQVAELCAAFPVYGK, from the coding sequence ATGTTCAATAAAGACATGCAGATCGCCGGTTTCGACGACGCGCTGTGGCAGGCGATGGAAGGCGAACGCCTGCGCCAGGAAGACCACATCGAGCTGATCGCGTCGGAAAACTACGCGAGCCCGCGCGTGATCCAGGCGCAGGGTTCGGTGCTGACCAACAAGTACGCCGAGGGCTACCCGAGCAAGCGCTACTACGGCGGCTGCGAACATGTAGACGTGGTAGAGCAGCTCGCTATAGACCGCGCCAAGCAACTGTTCGGCGCCGACTACGCGAACGTGCAGCCTCATTCCGGAAGCCAGGCCAACGCCGCCGTCTACATGGCGCTGATCCAGCCGCACGACGTGGTGCTCGGCATGAGCCTCGCGCACGGCGGCCACCTGACCCACGGCGCGTCGGTCAACTTCTCGGGCAAGATTTATAAAGCGGTCCAGTACGGCATCGACAAGGCCGGCCTGATCGACTACGAAGAGGTCGAAAAACTCGCGCTCGAACACCAGCCGAAGCTGATCGTCGCCGGCTTCTCGGCCTATTCGCGTGTGATCGACTGGGCGCGCTTCCGCGCGATCGCCGACAAGGTCGGCGCCTACCTGCTCGTCGACATGGCGCACGTCGCCGGCCTCGTCGCCGCGGGCCTCTACCCTAACCCGCTGCCGTTCGCCGACGTGGTGACCACCACCACGCACAAGACGCTGCGCGGCCCGCGCGGCGGCCTGATCCTCGCGAAGTCCAACCCCGAGATCGAGAAGAAGCTGAACTCTATCGTCTTCCCAGGCATCCAGGGCGGCCCGCTGATGCACGTGATCGCCGCCAAGGCCGTCGCGTTCCAGGAGGCGCTGCAGCCCGGGTTCAAGGCGTACCAGCAGCAGGTGATCGCCAACGCGCGCGCGATGGCGGCGGTATTTCTCGAGCGCGGTTATGACATCGTGTCGGGCGGCACCGACAACCACCTGTTCCTGCTGTCGCTGATCCGCCAGGGGCTTACCGGCAAGGCGGCCGACGCCGCGCTCGGCGCCGCGCACATCACCGTCAACAAGAACGCGGTGCCTGACGACCCGCAATCGCCGTTCGTGACGAGCGGCATCCGCATCGGCACGCCGGCGGCGACCACGCGCGGCTTCAAGGAACCGGAAGTGCGCGCGATCGCCGGCTGGATCTGCGACATCCTCGCCGATATAGAAAATCCGGAAGTCATCGCGCGGGTGCGCCGCCAGGTCGCCGAGCTGTGCGCGGCCTTCCCAGTGTACGGCAAGTAA